A region from the Corallococcus silvisoli genome encodes:
- a CDS encoding DUF2156 domain-containing protein, which produces MAALHHEAARGAGDARERVLVLLKQHGWNATSFQILQPGFLYWFAEEGDACIAYVDTGGAWVAGGGPIAAPERVSAVVEGFHLAARSAGRRVGFFATEARFSRLVPFQELPIGEQPVWDPAKWDAVVRGSRSLREQLRRARAHGVRVREVPAEVMETPGHPLREAVEVLAEHWLASRRMATMGFLVGLAPDAFARERRAFVAEVEGRVVGFLSVTPVYARDGWFLQDLLRERSAPNGTAETLVDAAMRAAAANGRRYVTLGLAPLAGPVRPWLRFARAVGRPLFDFEGLRSFKAKFRPDAWVPLFLSHPKDEPAAWAVYDALRAFARGSLVRFGLVTLLRRPRFFVRTLTALLIPWTVLLALPMNAHWFPSPWVQHGWVAFDVGLVAGLLVLMRRWRDGLATLLGRLTTADACLTLVQALAYNAARARGPGDWGVIVASVLAPATASAMLLRSRDLRVPEH; this is translated from the coding sequence ATGGCTGCCCTCCACCACGAAGCCGCGCGGGGCGCGGGAGATGCGCGCGAGCGGGTGCTGGTGCTGCTCAAGCAGCACGGCTGGAACGCGACGTCCTTCCAGATTCTTCAGCCGGGCTTCCTCTACTGGTTCGCGGAGGAGGGGGACGCGTGCATCGCCTACGTGGACACGGGCGGTGCGTGGGTCGCGGGGGGCGGTCCCATCGCGGCGCCGGAGCGCGTGAGCGCCGTGGTGGAGGGCTTCCACCTGGCGGCCCGGAGCGCGGGACGGCGCGTGGGCTTCTTCGCCACGGAGGCGCGCTTCTCGCGGCTCGTGCCGTTCCAGGAGCTGCCCATTGGCGAGCAGCCGGTGTGGGACCCGGCGAAGTGGGACGCGGTGGTGCGCGGCAGCCGCAGCCTGCGCGAACAGCTCCGCCGCGCCCGGGCGCACGGCGTCCGCGTGCGGGAGGTGCCCGCGGAGGTGATGGAGACGCCGGGCCACCCGCTGCGCGAGGCGGTGGAGGTGCTGGCCGAGCACTGGCTGGCGTCGCGCCGCATGGCGACCATGGGCTTCCTGGTGGGGCTGGCTCCGGACGCCTTCGCCCGCGAGCGCCGGGCCTTCGTCGCGGAGGTGGAGGGCCGCGTGGTGGGCTTCCTGTCGGTGACGCCCGTGTACGCGCGCGACGGCTGGTTCCTCCAGGACCTGCTGCGCGAACGCTCCGCGCCCAACGGCACCGCGGAGACCCTGGTGGACGCGGCGATGCGCGCCGCCGCGGCGAACGGGCGCCGGTACGTGACGCTGGGGCTGGCGCCCCTGGCGGGGCCGGTGCGGCCGTGGCTGCGGTTCGCGCGCGCCGTCGGCCGGCCCCTGTTCGACTTCGAGGGCCTGCGCTCCTTCAAGGCCAAGTTCCGCCCCGACGCCTGGGTGCCCCTGTTCCTCTCCCACCCGAAGGATGAGCCGGCGGCCTGGGCGGTGTACGACGCGCTCCGGGCCTTCGCGCGCGGCAGCCTGGTGCGGTTCGGCCTGGTCACGCTCTTGCGCCGGCCGCGCTTCTTCGTGCGCACGCTGACGGCGCTGCTGATTCCCTGGACGGTGCTGCTCGCGCTGCCCATGAACGCCCATTGGTTCCCCTCGCCGTGGGTGCAGCACGGCTGGGTGGCGTTCGACGTGGGGCTCGTCGCCGGCCTGCTCGTGTTGATGCGGCGCTGGCGGGATGGGCTGGCCACGCTCCTGGGCCGGCTCACCACCGCGGACGCGTGTCTGACCTTGGTCCAGGCCCTCGCCTACAACGCCGCGCGTGCGCGCGGGCCGGGGGACTGGGGCGTCATCGTCGCGTCGGTGCTCGCGCCCGCGACCGCTTCCGCGATGCTGCTGCGCTCGCGGGACCTGCGCGTCCCGGAGCACTGA
- a CDS encoding biosynthetic peptidoglycan transglycosylase, which produces MSTVEGPSEAPLPEPVAPPGPPPPEVPSAPPRRGQWRRWVLGGVLLLGVATAAWTFAGLPDAGPLAKENPKTTALIEQRATEAREAGHRPRRRQQWVPLSAVSKSAVDAVLLSEDASFYLHDGVDTVELARAVGQAVEAGKLGRGASTLTQQLAKNLWLSTDRSLLRKLKELVLAHRLEEALTKQRILTLYLNVVEWGNGVYGIEAGAHEHFGVSASQLSVAQGAVLAAMLPSPRKRSPASGSRALWKHAHRVVDALKVTRRISAAQAEAAHAEVDRLLGRAPAGGDDADDDGP; this is translated from the coding sequence ATGTCCACCGTCGAAGGTCCCTCCGAAGCCCCGCTCCCCGAGCCTGTCGCGCCTCCGGGCCCACCCCCACCGGAGGTCCCGTCCGCGCCGCCACGGCGGGGACAGTGGCGGCGCTGGGTGCTGGGCGGGGTGTTGCTGCTGGGGGTGGCGACCGCCGCCTGGACGTTCGCCGGGCTGCCGGACGCGGGGCCGCTGGCGAAGGAGAACCCGAAGACGACGGCGCTCATCGAGCAGCGGGCCACCGAGGCGCGCGAGGCGGGCCACAGGCCCCGCCGGAGGCAGCAGTGGGTGCCGTTGTCGGCGGTCTCCAAGTCCGCGGTGGACGCGGTGCTGCTCTCCGAGGACGCGAGCTTCTACCTGCACGACGGCGTGGACACGGTGGAGCTGGCGCGGGCGGTGGGGCAGGCGGTGGAGGCGGGGAAGCTGGGCCGTGGCGCGTCCACGCTGACGCAGCAGCTGGCGAAGAACCTCTGGCTGTCCACGGACCGCAGCCTGCTGCGCAAGTTGAAGGAGCTGGTGTTGGCGCACCGGCTGGAGGAGGCGCTCACCAAGCAGCGCATCCTCACGCTGTACCTCAACGTGGTGGAGTGGGGGAACGGTGTGTATGGGATTGAGGCGGGCGCGCACGAGCACTTCGGCGTGTCCGCGTCCCAGCTCTCCGTGGCGCAGGGCGCGGTGCTCGCGGCGATGCTGCCGTCCCCGCGAAAGCGCTCGCCGGCCAGTGGTTCGCGGGCGCTGTGGAAGCATGCGCACCGCGTGGTGGACGCGCTCAAGGTCACCCGGCGCATCAGCGCGGCGCAGGCGGAGGCCGCGCACGCGGAGGTGGACCGGCTGCTCGGACGCGCGCCCGCGGGCGGGGACGACGCGGACGACGACGGGCCCTGA
- a CDS encoding cytochrome-c peroxidase codes for MRLPSGVVTVLAVVLHSGVGLAASPPSGQTLATPPKLPPGVSATLWGLSVPPGSEPTPEKVALGEKLFREKRLSVDNTVACMTCHEPELGFTDGKPLSEGVRQQKVTRNSPTVLNALFNATQFWDGRTGTLEDQAKLPILNPREMGMPDADAVVRKVRGIPEYVTEFRQVFGREVNYDDLAAAIAAFERTQYSGNARFDQFITGDSKALTASEKNGWALFNGKARCNSCHAGNAVSPLFSDQKFHNIGVAAHKQDFVTLARKGVQVVRTGDEKQIDELALNSEFSELGRFLVTKQENDVGSFKTPTLRNVGITGPYMHDGSLPTLWDVMDHYNKGGVANPYLDGGMQRLGLTEPEIDDLVAFLFALTDTKFDALNKEQLAKQRARKNTRPERDTAIAMGKKGNLGDLAPNPDLAVKNPADLGIYGDVTPVTTTQRK; via the coding sequence ATGCGGCTGCCTTCGGGCGTCGTCACGGTGCTCGCCGTGGTGCTGCACTCTGGCGTGGGACTGGCTGCGTCCCCGCCTTCGGGGCAGACCCTCGCCACGCCTCCGAAGTTGCCGCCGGGCGTCTCCGCGACGCTGTGGGGGTTGTCGGTGCCGCCGGGCTCGGAGCCCACGCCGGAGAAGGTGGCGCTGGGAGAGAAGCTCTTCCGGGAGAAGCGCCTGTCGGTGGACAACACCGTGGCGTGCATGACGTGCCATGAGCCGGAGCTGGGCTTCACCGACGGCAAGCCTTTGTCAGAGGGCGTCCGCCAGCAGAAGGTGACGCGCAACAGCCCCACCGTGCTCAACGCGCTCTTCAACGCCACCCAGTTCTGGGACGGCCGCACGGGCACGCTGGAGGACCAGGCGAAGCTGCCCATCCTCAACCCTCGCGAGATGGGGATGCCGGACGCGGACGCCGTGGTGAGGAAGGTGCGCGGCATCCCCGAATACGTCACGGAGTTCCGGCAGGTCTTCGGCCGCGAGGTCAACTACGACGACCTGGCCGCCGCCATCGCCGCGTTCGAGCGGACGCAGTACTCGGGCAACGCGCGCTTCGACCAGTTCATCACGGGGGACTCGAAGGCGCTCACCGCGTCGGAGAAGAACGGCTGGGCGCTCTTCAATGGCAAGGCGCGCTGCAACTCCTGCCACGCGGGCAACGCCGTGTCGCCGCTGTTCAGCGACCAGAAGTTCCACAACATCGGCGTCGCCGCGCACAAGCAGGACTTCGTCACCCTGGCGCGCAAGGGCGTGCAGGTGGTGCGCACCGGGGACGAGAAGCAGATCGACGAGCTGGCGCTCAACTCGGAGTTCTCCGAGCTGGGCCGCTTCCTGGTGACGAAGCAGGAGAACGACGTGGGCTCCTTCAAGACGCCCACCCTGCGCAACGTGGGCATCACCGGGCCGTACATGCACGACGGGTCGCTCCCCACGCTGTGGGACGTGATGGACCACTACAACAAGGGCGGCGTGGCCAATCCCTATCTGGACGGAGGGATGCAGCGGCTGGGGCTCACCGAGCCCGAAATCGACGACCTGGTGGCGTTCCTCTTCGCGCTCACGGACACGAAGTTCGACGCGCTCAACAAGGAGCAGCTCGCGAAGCAGCGCGCCCGGAAGAACACCCGGCCGGAGCGGGACACCGCCATCGCCATGGGCAAGAAGGGCAACCTGGGGGACCTGGCCCCCAACCCGGACCTCGCCGTGAAGAACCCGGCGGACCTGGGCATCTACGGCGACGTCACCCCGGTCACCACCACCCAGCGGAA